A genomic region of Lachnoclostridium edouardi contains the following coding sequences:
- a CDS encoding GspE/PulE family protein: protein MQKKHTRLMDLILSRGLVTEEQLEEALEEKKAKDISLEEALVSLGLISEREMITILCQQMKVGYAELRTMKLDEEAVYLIDGKAAKKYNLIPVGFDGENKDIIQVAMADPMDFAAIDDLEIITNKRIYPMLAQRGQIAFQIDKYFGKQSVLDVADEYKREYETERAAREIETIRNGQNDESPIVRIVQSIMEQAVRQRASDIHLEPMNEEIRIRFRIDGNLIEVMRYDMTIFPALIARVKIIAGMDISEKRKPLDGRTSIMVDQAEYDVRVSSIPTVHGEKVVMRLANKEGLARDKRSLGLRENELKIFERMLGTPHGLILVTGPTGSGKSTTLYTALNELNQDHVNIVTIEDPVEAILPGISQIQVNVKADMTFANALRSILRQDPDIIMVGEIRDSETAEIAVQASITGHLVVSTLHTNSTSASIGRLVNMGVEPYLIADALVGVVAQRLCRRLCICKKGRKATVLEKQELGAGEEEEITIYEPHGCPLCSHTGYYGRIGVYELMPISQSLREQITNCHTASLLQEAAIKEGMTTLRQSAVRLVRKGITSISELHKIACEED from the coding sequence CATATCAGAAAGAGAAATGATAACTATTTTATGTCAGCAGATGAAGGTGGGGTACGCCGAGCTGCGCACAATGAAGCTGGATGAAGAGGCTGTTTACCTTATTGACGGAAAGGCGGCAAAAAAATATAATCTGATTCCTGTAGGGTTTGACGGAGAAAATAAAGATATTATTCAGGTAGCTATGGCAGATCCTATGGACTTTGCCGCTATTGATGATTTAGAGATCATTACTAATAAAAGAATTTATCCCATGCTGGCGCAAAGAGGGCAGATTGCATTTCAAATAGATAAATATTTTGGAAAGCAGTCTGTTTTGGATGTGGCGGACGAATATAAAAGAGAATATGAAACGGAAAGAGCCGCAAGAGAGATAGAGACTATAAGAAACGGGCAAAATGACGAGTCTCCTATTGTAAGAATTGTTCAGTCTATTATGGAGCAGGCGGTGCGGCAAAGAGCCAGCGACATTCATTTAGAGCCTATGAATGAGGAAATCAGGATCAGGTTCCGCATTGACGGAAATCTTATAGAAGTCATGAGATATGATATGACCATATTTCCTGCCTTAATTGCCAGGGTAAAGATTATTGCAGGGATGGACATTTCAGAAAAGAGGAAGCCTTTAGACGGAAGAACCTCCATTATGGTAGATCAGGCAGAATATGATGTGAGAGTGTCCTCTATCCCCACAGTGCACGGGGAAAAGGTGGTAATGAGGCTGGCCAATAAAGAGGGCCTGGCCAGGGATAAAAGAAGTCTGGGGCTTAGGGAAAATGAACTGAAAATATTTGAACGGATGTTAGGGACTCCCCACGGTTTAATTTTAGTTACAGGGCCCACTGGAAGCGGAAAATCTACTACCTTATATACTGCCTTAAATGAGCTGAATCAGGACCATGTAAATATTGTTACCATAGAAGATCCTGTGGAGGCGATTCTTCCTGGAATCAGTCAGATACAAGTAAACGTAAAAGCAGATATGACATTTGCCAATGCGTTAAGATCTATTTTAAGGCAGGACCCGGATATTATTATGGTAGGAGAAATCAGAGATTCAGAAACTGCAGAAATCGCGGTTCAGGCCTCTATTACAGGTCATTTGGTAGTCAGCACGCTTCACACAAACAGCACCTCGGCCAGTATAGGCAGATTAGTGAATATGGGTGTGGAGCCATATTTAATAGCAGATGCTTTAGTGGGAGTGGTGGCCCAAAGACTTTGCCGCCGCCTTTGTATATGCAAAAAGGGAAGAAAGGCCACTGTTCTGGAAAAGCAGGAGCTGGGGGCAGGCGAAGAGGAGGAGATTACAATTTATGAGCCTCACGGATGCCCTTTATGCAGCCACACAGGATATTACGGCAGAATAGGAGTTTATGAATTGATGCCAATCAGTCAGTCTCTTAGGGAGCAGATTACAAATTGTCATACGGCTTCTCTGCTGCAGGAGGCGGCTATAAAAGAGGGGATGACTACTTTAAGACAGTCGGCAGTCCGCCTTGTAAGAAAAGGAATTACATCTATTAGCGAACTACATAAAATTGCCTGCGAGGAGGATTAA
- a CDS encoding type II secretion system F family protein, whose amino-acid sequence MGSYRYHIITAAGNRKRGVIQAGDWAKALDLLTSQGSTVISLNQAGILDREIHLSLTRKVPPRDMSVFCLQFAAIMRAGVSLTRALEILTKQTENKVLQEALYSVWRSVEKGEPLSESMRSCNHVFSDLFVNLIQAGEESGRLELPLKRMAIYYEKTAKIRSMMQKAMIYPVILMIVSLVVLIVMMIYIVPMYSEMFAQMDMELPAYTRAVVWLSNGMVHYWYLILGGIVVSLLFCRWGLKTETGKYFYSLGMLKIPVLGRANTKNICARMSRNLSSLVTAGVPVIQALKIVTDTMGNKVFKKAMIYCTHQVEEGQPLSRSLRETGVFPAMVHHMVGIGEETGELDHMLDHVASYYEEEVELETQKIAAFMEPLIIIVMALMVLGVIGAVYAPMLSMYQNAGNF is encoded by the coding sequence ATGGGCAGCTATCGTTATCATATAATCACAGCGGCAGGAAATAGAAAAAGGGGAGTGATACAGGCAGGGGACTGGGCAAAGGCTTTAGATTTGCTTACGTCTCAGGGGAGTACAGTGATCTCCCTAAACCAGGCAGGTATTTTAGACCGGGAAATCCATTTATCTCTTACCCGGAAGGTGCCGCCCAGAGATATGAGTGTGTTCTGTCTGCAGTTTGCAGCTATTATGCGGGCCGGAGTCAGCCTGACAAGAGCCCTGGAAATTCTGACAAAGCAGACAGAGAACAAGGTTTTGCAGGAGGCTCTTTACAGCGTGTGGAGGTCTGTGGAAAAGGGAGAGCCATTATCAGAGAGTATGAGAAGCTGCAATCATGTGTTTTCCGACTTATTTGTAAATTTGATTCAGGCAGGGGAAGAAAGCGGAAGGCTGGAGCTGCCTTTAAAAAGAATGGCGATTTATTATGAGAAGACTGCAAAGATACGGAGTATGATGCAGAAGGCTATGATTTATCCTGTAATTCTTATGATTGTTTCTCTTGTGGTTTTAATAGTTATGATGATATATATAGTGCCTATGTATTCAGAGATGTTTGCTCAGATGGATATGGAGCTGCCTGCATATACCAGAGCGGTGGTGTGGCTGAGCAACGGTATGGTTCATTATTGGTACTTGATTTTAGGCGGAATAGTTGTTTCCTTACTTTTCTGCCGCTGGGGATTAAAAACAGAAACAGGCAAATACTTCTATTCCCTGGGAATGTTAAAAATACCAGTGCTGGGACGGGCCAATACAAAGAACATTTGCGCCAGAATGTCCAGAAATTTAAGCTCTCTTGTTACAGCAGGAGTTCCTGTGATACAGGCCCTGAAAATTGTAACCGATACTATGGGAAATAAAGTATTTAAAAAAGCAATGATTTATTGTACTCACCAGGTGGAGGAGGGACAGCCCTTATCCAGATCTTTAAGGGAGACAGGAGTGTTCCCCGCCATGGTGCATCATATGGTGGGAATAGGGGAGGAAACAGGTGAACTGGATCATATGCTGGATCACGTGGCTTCCTATTATGAGGAAGAGGTAGAACTGGAAACTCAGAAGATCGCAGCGTTTATGGAACCCCTGATAATTATTGTTATGGCATTAATGGTTTTGGGCGTAATCGGCGCAGTATACGCTCCAATGCTATCCATGTATCAAAATGCAGGGAATTTTTAG
- a CDS encoding type IV pilin protein codes for MDKGNNKGFSLIELIIAVAILVVLTGVLAPQMVKYIEKSRETKDMQLLDSIYVAVSTALIDEEAYSSFVNIDNSEKEAYSLGKNILEVCEDGDFGAEIESVLGCKGEEIHLSSKAAIENGNEIFIKIRYDMGDKGISDFKVGVYVGSSADKPSKYFRAGSVD; via the coding sequence ATGGACAAAGGAAATAATAAAGGTTTTTCATTAATTGAACTGATTATTGCAGTGGCAATATTGGTAGTGCTGACAGGAGTTCTGGCGCCTCAAATGGTAAAATATATAGAAAAATCACGAGAGACTAAGGACATGCAGCTGTTAGACAGCATTTATGTAGCTGTCAGCACAGCTTTAATTGATGAGGAGGCATATAGTTCTTTTGTCAATATAGACAACAGTGAGAAGGAAGCTTACTCCTTGGGAAAAAATATTCTGGAGGTCTGCGAGGATGGGGATTTTGGAGCGGAAATAGAGTCTGTTTTAGGCTGTAAGGGAGAAGAAATTCATTTGTCCTCTAAGGCTGCCATAGAAAATGGGAATGAAATTTTTATAAAAATCAGGTATGATATGGGAGACAAGGGAATTTCAGACTTTAAGGTAGGAGTATATGTAGGAAGCAGCGCGGATAAACCGTCAAAATATTTTCGTGCCGGCTCTGTAGATTGA
- a CDS encoding prepilin peptidase, giving the protein MFAEKLGLHILILLLGLAAGSCLREYIKNILKEGRTEKACMLVQRHKLPFFSGVEIINGLLWLRVAAIFDLSWELFFYCCAVSALLALSIIDWYTYEIPARCNFFLALTGLGIMWAEAMEMGAWSQVMWGHLIGSGVISLFLLGLLMASRGRAIGGGDVKLMAAAGLLLGWEKIILAFLISCIAGSIVHPLLMKWKGRGRVLAFGPYLAFGIWIALIHGREIIIWYFRYLFS; this is encoded by the coding sequence ATGTTTGCTGAAAAATTAGGACTACATATACTGATACTGCTGTTAGGATTGGCTGCAGGCAGCTGTCTGAGGGAATATATTAAGAATATTCTAAAAGAGGGGAGGACAGAGAAGGCCTGTATGCTGGTGCAGCGTCATAAACTGCCCTTTTTTTCTGGTGTTGAGATTATAAACGGTTTACTTTGGCTAAGGGTCGCGGCAATTTTTGATCTGTCCTGGGAGCTGTTTTTTTACTGCTGCGCAGTAAGCGCCCTATTGGCTCTCAGTATTATAGATTGGTATACATATGAAATCCCCGCAAGATGCAATTTTTTTCTGGCCTTAACCGGGCTTGGGATTATGTGGGCGGAAGCTATGGAAATGGGAGCCTGGTCCCAGGTAATGTGGGGGCACCTGATTGGCTCCGGAGTAATCAGCTTATTTTTATTAGGATTATTAATGGCAAGCAGGGGTAGGGCTATAGGAGGCGGCGACGTAAAGCTGATGGCTGCCGCCGGCCTTTTGCTTGGCTGGGAAAAAATTATTTTGGCTTTTTTAATAAGCTGTATTGCAGGCTCTATTGTTCATCCCTTGCTGATGAAGTGGAAGGGCAGGGGAAGAGTTCTGGCATTTGGTCCGTATTTGGCGTTTGGTATTTGGATCGCCTTAATTCATGGCAGAGAAATTATAATTTGGTATTTCAGGTATCTGTTTAGCTAG
- the pilM gene encoding pilus assembly protein PilM yields the protein MKNILAVSFGSKEIRVGEFKKSGNKIIIKKLAKMEISEDLADNGLITDPHEGARVLKKIIKENGLTGTKVIFSVTSGKIMNRQVTLPYMKKQYIAETIRSNGENYFPIGISQYVLAYFKMSVQETKRQEIPLIALAAPDHVIQSYYETAALAGLQTVSVDYSGNSIFQAVSAYEEKSPLMVIFVSAGLASFSVIRDSRLMFQRNISCAHILKEQEGRENSGERTAYMEGIVDRIWEYYMAHFPDQPVDSVLLLGEEIEELGLESICRKLKLQKKSLGIPERICLSEGLSIDGEEYEKYLAVLGAAIHPVGFKPAYMEQEEEKRRQTCLYGALVLAAVSVCFIAGGRPFIERTRLLDTKSALEKELQSIYQAEEIYENFQNGEKQKADLKEIDRLTKEGNKNLIDFIELLKSVRPKDMTILTFASNEGKVSISALAERKESVIEFINSLKASHIVSETDISPLFSTFSADGEQLVSFSVTCVLGSGQEDEKYMLEENKESGQEEEEIYIEGTQQEEKE from the coding sequence ATGAAAAATATACTGGCTGTTTCTTTTGGCAGCAAAGAGATAAGGGTAGGCGAATTCAAAAAAAGCGGGAATAAGATTATTATAAAAAAACTGGCTAAAATGGAAATTTCAGAGGATTTGGCGGATAACGGGCTGATTACAGATCCCCATGAAGGAGCCAGGGTCTTAAAAAAGATAATAAAAGAAAACGGTCTCACAGGGACAAAGGTTATTTTTTCAGTTACCTCCGGAAAAATTATGAACCGCCAGGTGACTTTGCCTTATATGAAAAAACAGTATATTGCTGAAACCATAAGGTCTAACGGAGAAAATTATTTTCCAATTGGCATCAGCCAATATGTCCTGGCTTATTTTAAGATGTCCGTTCAGGAGACAAAAAGGCAGGAGATTCCGCTGATAGCTTTAGCTGCTCCGGATCATGTAATACAGTCCTATTATGAAACAGCGGCCTTGGCCGGACTTCAAACGGTTTCTGTAGATTATTCAGGAAACAGCATTTTTCAGGCTGTCTCTGCGTATGAAGAGAAATCTCCGTTAATGGTGATTTTTGTCTCCGCCGGTCTGGCATCCTTTTCCGTTATCAGGGATTCCAGGCTGATGTTTCAAAGAAACATTTCCTGCGCCCACATACTAAAGGAACAGGAGGGCAGGGAAAACAGCGGGGAACGGACAGCATATATGGAAGGCATTGTAGACAGAATCTGGGAGTATTATATGGCTCATTTTCCTGACCAGCCGGTAGACAGCGTATTGCTTTTAGGAGAAGAAATAGAGGAATTAGGTCTGGAAAGTATATGCAGAAAGCTGAAGCTTCAGAAAAAAAGCCTGGGAATACCAGAAAGAATATGCTTGTCGGAAGGTCTTTCCATAGATGGGGAGGAATATGAAAAGTATTTGGCTGTTTTAGGAGCGGCGATACACCCTGTTGGCTTTAAGCCGGCATATATGGAGCAGGAGGAGGAAAAAAGACGGCAGACATGCCTTTATGGAGCCTTGGTGCTGGCTGCAGTATCTGTCTGCTTCATAGCAGGCGGCAGACCTTTTATTGAGCGCACAAGACTTTTAGATACTAAAAGCGCTTTAGAGAAAGAACTGCAGTCTATTTACCAGGCTGAAGAAATTTATGAGAATTTTCAAAATGGGGAAAAGCAGAAGGCGGATTTAAAGGAAATAGACAGGCTGACTAAAGAGGGCAATAAAAACCTTATAGATTTTATAGAATTACTAAAATCTGTAAGGCCTAAGGATATGACTATTTTGACCTTTGCCAGCAATGAAGGAAAAGTTTCCATCTCCGCTTTGGCGGAAAGAAAAGAATCTGTAATTGAATTTATTAATAGTTTGAAAGCCTCTCATATTGTTAGTGAAACAGATATCAGCCCCCTGTTCAGTACCTTTAGCGCAGACGGAGAGCAGCTGGTTTCTTTTTCTGTGACATGTGTTCTGGGTTCAGGCCAGGAGGATGAGAAATATATGCTGGAGGAGAACAAGGAATCAGGCCAGGAGGAAGAGGAAATTTATATTGAAGGAACGCAGCAGGAGGAGAAGGAATGA
- a CDS encoding type IV pilus modification PilV family protein, whose amino-acid sequence MRKKEAGFTLIEVLVAMTVLSLMAAVLMQVFLFSSRVSRKAMIDERIMNLSRDGMETVKNYSLSNLEEKLSDKDSVNLEISGHSWTVSRKGNKKGQNTGYVLEREAAEYFPVYTVKITAEYDGYADQTESAGSTEYANCYEMPEISQIVSQYNAIVSPEDMVIYDLLLMEKMEGIEEHLDNQNELEGDVRRYINITCNVDQSNQAQVAADLIYTLDQGERNKPEEFKSNITTSAVCMKTKLLMEQKEDGSSVNGIYLFLPEEFLFDGIFAEMKANIPLYIIAPQKIERSGYNSISAGFFKASGLSAKGLQLFTNLNIPGSRELIDVEKPYNRLYKIQVTVSSQEENGKAGETLLKLESTKRE is encoded by the coding sequence ATGAGAAAAAAAGAGGCCGGATTTACACTGATTGAAGTGCTTGTGGCAATGACCGTGCTTTCTTTGATGGCGGCCGTACTTATGCAGGTATTTCTTTTTAGCAGCCGCGTTTCCAGAAAAGCCATGATAGATGAGAGAATAATGAACCTGTCCAGGGACGGAATGGAAACAGTGAAAAATTATTCTTTATCTAATCTGGAAGAAAAGCTTTCAGATAAGGACAGTGTAAATTTAGAAATCAGCGGCCATAGCTGGACTGTTTCCAGAAAGGGAAATAAAAAGGGGCAGAATACAGGATATGTACTTGAAAGAGAGGCGGCAGAGTATTTTCCGGTGTACACTGTAAAAATAACTGCAGAATATGACGGCTATGCAGATCAGACAGAAAGCGCAGGAAGTACAGAGTATGCTAATTGTTATGAAATGCCTGAAATTTCTCAGATTGTCAGCCAATACAACGCCATAGTATCACCGGAGGACATGGTAATTTATGATCTGCTTCTGATGGAAAAAATGGAGGGAATTGAAGAACATTTAGATAATCAGAATGAACTTGAGGGGGATGTACGGCGGTATATAAATATTACATGTAATGTAGACCAAAGTAATCAGGCCCAGGTGGCTGCAGACCTGATTTATACTTTAGATCAAGGGGAAAGAAACAAGCCTGAAGAATTTAAAAGTAATATAACTACATCTGCAGTCTGCATGAAGACAAAGCTTTTAATGGAACAAAAGGAGGATGGCTCCTCTGTAAACGGGATTTATCTTTTTTTGCCTGAAGAGTTTTTATTTGACGGGATTTTTGCGGAAATGAAAGCCAATATTCCTCTGTACATAATAGCTCCTCAAAAAATAGAGAGAAGTGGATATAACAGTATTTCCGCCGGCTTTTTTAAAGCTTCAGGCCTAAGTGCAAAAGGGCTTCAGCTTTTTACTAATTTGAATATTCCAGGAAGCAGGGAACTAATAGATGTGGAGAAACCATATAACAGGCTGTATAAAATCCAGGTTACTGTAAGCAGCCAGGAGGAAAATGGGAAAGCTGGAGAAACGTTACTGAAGCTGGAATCTACAAAAAGGGAGTAA
- a CDS encoding prepilin-type N-terminal cleavage/methylation domain-containing protein yields MKSNNRGFSLIELLVVVAIMAVLTGGFLVSPAVGRKKIVDTFAHELAGQIQYSKQLSMAREGQWQMTVYEKDGEYFCVHENKKSDTWSTWSNEEFLGYSGEILCEKTFQDGISGETGVEGEIYRIYRFDKNTGRCVVGAGTFTINGYGKQIGVTVYEETGRCEITREEL; encoded by the coding sequence GTGAAGAGCAATAACAGGGGTTTTTCCCTAATCGAATTATTAGTAGTCGTGGCCATTATGGCAGTGCTGACAGGCGGATTTTTAGTAAGCCCTGCAGTAGGGAGAAAAAAGATTGTAGATACCTTTGCCCATGAGTTAGCTGGACAAATTCAGTACAGCAAACAGCTGTCCATGGCCAGGGAAGGTCAGTGGCAGATGACTGTGTATGAAAAGGACGGGGAATATTTTTGCGTCCATGAAAATAAAAAGTCAGATACATGGTCAACCTGGTCTAACGAGGAGTTTTTAGGGTACAGCGGAGAGATTTTATGCGAAAAGACTTTCCAGGATGGGATATCAGGGGAAACAGGAGTGGAAGGAGAAATTTACAGAATATATCGTTTTGACAAAAACACTGGAAGGTGTGTGGTGGGGGCTGGAACATTTACCATAAATGGATATGGGAAACAGATAGGTGTAACAGTATATGAGGAAACAGGCAGATGTGAAATTACCAGAGAAGAGTTATAA
- a CDS encoding PulJ/GspJ family protein, whose amino-acid sequence MRKQADVKLPEKSYKKDNRGISLIELLVSMTILAVIGLVAGRFLELSIRLSNRTAVEAVIQEDSQAVFDYFQDAIMNAKEIYLEENQSVIFLAAGTDKVWEEDLVSGVLFYYNKNTGCLYQSRDIQVRRDESGNADLEKLKMQIEKEDYLISSRLKNVEILLESQDTDVDSGEGKRETVHVDVRLTFRYGGREYTCSSGFTTRNKVKIGKPAELP is encoded by the coding sequence ATGAGGAAACAGGCAGATGTGAAATTACCAGAGAAGAGTTATAAAAAGGACAATCGGGGAATCAGTTTAATTGAACTGTTGGTCAGCATGACTATTTTAGCTGTAATTGGACTTGTGGCAGGACGCTTTTTGGAGCTGTCTATACGCCTGAGCAATCGGACTGCCGTGGAGGCTGTTATACAGGAGGACAGCCAGGCAGTATTTGATTATTTTCAGGATGCCATAATGAATGCAAAAGAAATTTACCTGGAGGAAAACCAAAGCGTAATATTTTTGGCGGCAGGTACAGACAAGGTTTGGGAGGAGGATTTGGTATCAGGAGTATTGTTTTATTACAATAAAAACACAGGATGCCTATATCAAAGCAGAGATATACAGGTCAGAAGGGATGAAAGCGGAAATGCTGATCTGGAAAAACTGAAAATGCAGATAGAGAAAGAGGACTATTTAATCAGTTCCAGGCTGAAAAATGTGGAAATACTTTTAGAGAGCCAGGATACAGATGTGGACTCCGGTGAAGGCAAAAGGGAAACTGTGCATGTAGATGTCCGTCTGACCTTTCGCTATGGTGGAAGAGAGTATACATGCAGTTCAGGATTTACTACAAGAAATAAAGTAAAAATAGGGAAGCCGGCAGAGCTTCCCTAG
- a CDS encoding HD domain-containing protein — protein MIREAITFAEKAHAGAVRKGTKIPYIVHPLETAVIVALMTGDEEVIAAAVLHDVVEDTPVTGEEIAQLFGRRVASLVLEETDDKSQCWKVRKARKLEMIRHASLAAKMITLGDKLSNMRSTAQDYLTLGDKLWERFNEKNKSSHGWYYWGMAEGLKELEHYPAYQEYVELCRLVFGDRPF, from the coding sequence ATGATTAGAGAAGCCATTACGTTTGCAGAGAAAGCCCACGCCGGTGCAGTGAGAAAGGGGACAAAGATTCCTTATATTGTTCATCCTTTAGAAACTGCGGTGATTGTCGCCCTTATGACAGGGGACGAGGAAGTAATTGCAGCTGCTGTGCTTCACGATGTTGTAGAGGATACGCCTGTGACAGGGGAGGAGATAGCACAGCTTTTCGGTCGCAGAGTGGCTTCCCTGGTATTAGAAGAGACAGACGATAAGTCCCAGTGCTGGAAAGTGAGAAAGGCCAGAAAACTGGAGATGATCAGACACGCCTCCTTAGCCGCTAAGATGATCACTTTAGGAGACAAGCTAAGCAATATGAGAAGTACTGCCCAGGATTATCTGACTTTAGGGGACAAGCTTTGGGAGCGTTTTAATGAAAAAAATAAATCCAGCCACGGCTGGTATTACTGGGGGATGGCAGAAGGCCTGAAAGAGCTGGAGCATTATCCGGCATATCAGGAGTATGTGGAGCTGTGCCGCCTGGTATTTGGCGATCGCCCTTTTTAA
- a CDS encoding Dam family site-specific DNA-(adenine-N6)-methyltransferase, translating to MAACRTLKISSRRYLGSKYKLLPFIQRIVEEECKNIHVMVDIFSGTGVVASAFQGKMTVTNDILYSNYICNLAWLGPETYREEVIRKLVEEYNSLDGNEENYMTENFADTYFSRQDCGKIGHIREDIEAKFKAGQINERERAILITSLLYAMDKIANTCGHYDAYRKGVKFEKSLELLLPLPEKHNNENNKCFNSDANELVREIEADLVYIDPPYNSRQYCDTYHLLENVARWEKPEVEGVARKMDRTALKSDYCTSNAAKAFEDLVDNIQARYILLSYNNMAGKGNERSNAKITDQDILRILGKKGEVQVFSESYKAFSAGKSRISGNEERLFLCKCFEKKKEYIQSPMNYIGGKYKLLPQILPHFPSDMKVLVDLFCGGCNVGINADCKKVIFNDSNSRLIQLYREFKKRDKEEIFNYIEKTISHYCLSKSSEYGYDRYGCASSTGLGSYNKEKYLQLRSDFNSRQQDSPDYYLMMYVLLIYSFNNQLRFNQAGEFNLPVGKRDFNARMEKKLSRFLHRIKNRDYTYVNMDFRRFPLEDMEKGSFIYADPPYLITCATYNERSGWGEQDERELLEFLDRAHKLGLKFALSNVISSKGRKNALLLQWTKQNKDKYKVIHLDYHYANSNYHTKDRAKKADEVLVINY from the coding sequence ATGGCAGCCTGCAGGACTTTAAAAATCAGCAGCAGAAGATATCTGGGAAGCAAGTATAAACTGCTTCCTTTTATTCAGAGAATTGTGGAAGAGGAATGTAAAAATATTCATGTAATGGTAGACATTTTTTCGGGAACAGGGGTGGTGGCCTCTGCATTTCAGGGGAAAATGACAGTGACAAATGACATTCTCTACAGCAATTACATCTGTAATCTGGCGTGGCTGGGCCCGGAGACCTACCGGGAGGAGGTTATAAGAAAGCTGGTAGAAGAATATAACTCCCTGGACGGAAATGAAGAGAACTATATGACAGAGAACTTTGCAGATACTTATTTCAGCAGACAGGACTGTGGGAAGATTGGCCATATCCGGGAGGATATTGAGGCAAAGTTTAAAGCAGGACAAATTAATGAAAGAGAACGGGCCATTCTGATTACTTCACTTTTGTACGCCATGGATAAAATCGCCAACACCTGCGGTCACTACGACGCATACAGAAAAGGGGTTAAATTTGAAAAGTCATTAGAGCTGCTTCTGCCTCTTCCTGAAAAACACAACAATGAAAATAACAAGTGTTTTAACAGTGACGCCAATGAGCTGGTGAGAGAAATAGAGGCGGATTTAGTTTATATTGATCCGCCCTATAATTCCAGACAGTACTGCGACACATATCATCTTCTGGAGAATGTGGCCCGCTGGGAGAAGCCGGAGGTGGAGGGGGTAGCCAGAAAAATGGACAGGACTGCCTTAAAAAGTGATTACTGTACCTCCAACGCGGCCAAGGCATTTGAAGATTTGGTGGACAATATTCAGGCCAGATATATTTTACTGTCCTATAATAATATGGCCGGCAAGGGCAATGAAAGGTCTAACGCCAAGATCACGGATCAGGATATTTTGCGGATTCTGGGAAAAAAGGGGGAGGTTCAAGTATTTTCTGAAAGCTACAAGGCCTTCAGCGCCGGAAAGTCCCGGATTTCAGGAAATGAGGAACGGCTGTTTCTCTGCAAATGTTTTGAGAAAAAGAAGGAATATATACAGTCTCCCATGAATTATATTGGGGGAAAATATAAGCTTCTGCCTCAAATCCTGCCCCATTTCCCGTCAGATATGAAGGTGCTTGTGGATTTATTTTGCGGCGGCTGCAATGTGGGAATCAACGCAGACTGCAAAAAGGTGATTTTTAATGATAGTAACAGCCGTCTGATTCAGCTGTACAGGGAATTTAAAAAGCGGGACAAGGAAGAAATATTTAATTACATAGAGAAAACCATTAGTCACTACTGCCTTTCTAAAAGCAGTGAATACGGGTATGACAGATATGGCTGTGCAAGCAGCACAGGTCTGGGATCTTACAATAAGGAAAAATATTTACAGCTAAGATCAGATTTTAACAGCAGGCAGCAGGACAGTCCTGATTATTATTTGATGATGTATGTGCTGTTGATTTATTCCTTTAATAATCAGCTGCGCTTTAACCAGGCGGGGGAGTTTAATCTGCCAGTGGGAAAAAGGGACTTTAATGCCAGAATGGAAAAAAAGCTGTCCAGATTTCTGCACAGGATTAAAAACAGAGATTACACTTATGTGAATATGGATTTCCGAAGATTCCCCTTAGAGGACATGGAAAAGGGCAGTTTTATTTACGCCGACCCGCCCTATTTAATTACATGCGCTACATATAACGAGCGGTCAGGCTGGGGAGAACAGGATGAGAGGGAGCTTCTGGAGTTTCTGGACAGGGCGCATAAGCTGGGGCTGAAGTTTGCCCTATCAAATGTAATAAGCAGCAAGGGAAGGAAAAATGCCCTTCTGCTTCAATGGACAAAACAGAATAAGGACAAGTATAAGGTGATCCATTTAGACTACCACTACGCCAACTCCAACTATCACACAAAGGACAGGGCAAAAAAAGCGGACGAGGTGCTGGTAATCAACTACTAA